In a single window of the Coffea eugenioides isolate CCC68of chromosome 3, Ceug_1.0, whole genome shotgun sequence genome:
- the LOC113766348 gene encoding uncharacterized protein LOC113766348: protein MAETTWKLAPIQWDGLRDMRGNFVRWWEGILGAKTREQGHDHIALTVNILWQIWKARNRTAFDVYETDPRETMQKAVGEWNEYIEAQQDITGEFIQQTTISSRIKTWRPPSRGTIKLNTNAAFSQNLERTGIGVVARNAEEELMKVWARAEVKRSEPRVEEAAAIRMGMQMAWKANWRAVELQSDCKDVVDMLNKKQKQQNSIGVILEDIANMRGLFEQCTFSFVHRDGNRCAHSVAKFAVKLTTNVEWDVCFPMWLQKEAQSDLRGSESAVSKSCNIKFTK from the coding sequence ATGGCTGAAACGACCTGGAAACTTGCACCCATACAATGGGATGGGTTGAGGGATATGAGAGGAAATTTTGTAAGATGGTGGGAAGGGATATTAGGAGCAAAAACTAGGGAGCAAGGACACGACCACATAGCGCTGACTGTGAATATCCTTTGGCAAATATGGAAGGCAAGGAACAGGACAGCTTTTGATGTTTATGAGACAGACCCAAGGGAAACAATGCAGAAAGCTGTGGGTGAATGGAATGAGTATATAGAAGcccaacaagatataacaggaGAGTTCATTCAACAAACAACAATCTCAAGCAGAATTAAGACATGGAGGCCACCATCACGGGGTACGATAAAACTAAATACTAATGCTgcattttcacaaaatttagaGAGAACAGGTATAGGTGTTGTGGCCAGAAATGCTGAAGAGGAGCTGATGAAAGTCTGGGCAAGAGCTGAAGTAAAACGTAGTGAGCCACGGGTGGAGGAAGCAGCAGCAATTAGGATGGGAATGCAAATGGCCTGGAAAGCAAACTGGAGGGCAGTTGAGCTTCAATCAGACTGCAAAGACGTGGTGGATATGctaaacaagaaacaaaagcaGCAAAACAGCATCGGGGTCATCCTTGAGGATATAGCAAATATGAGAGGTTTGTTTGAACAATGTACTTTCTCTTTTGTGCATAGAGATGGGAATAGATGTGCACATAGTGTAGCAAAATTTGCTGTCAAGCTAACAACAAATGTTGAATGGGATGTATGTTTTCCCATGTGGCTCCAAAAGGAAGCCCAAAGTGACCTCAGAGGAAGCGAATCTGCTGTATCTAAGTCTTGTAATATCAAGTTTACAAAATGA